In Penaeus monodon isolate SGIC_2016 chromosome 15, NSTDA_Pmon_1, whole genome shotgun sequence, a genomic segment contains:
- the LOC119581746 gene encoding transmembrane protein 53-B-like — MAAASWRMAAGALGCSPALLRSRSPFLRISATLLSPALTTRSYAPAVSLVLCRGLPPPGFSRNREIFTSNPVPPPKKGHGASLPHQVARALGERERPLTLLFCWLMAKERHVRKYAQLYTNLGIDVLKVRVSPFDLLRPTKGSQVAADQVLQFLHANPSHSPVLIHGFSVGGYVFSEVMVKVENDFKKHGHLLNRFVGQIWDSGVDIDGIPDGMPRAITNNALLQKSMKKYLEWYLKIQYDTATIHYERASQKMHQNFVGVPGLFLFSDNDPVSTPEMNARVYKKWEAKGHQVYTGHWQKSPHVTHFQRHPVEYQELMVAFLERVGMIEPARQRATSI, encoded by the exons ATTAGCGCCACACTTCTTTCGCCGGCTTTGACGACCAGGTCCTATGCGCCAGCGGTGTCTCTGGTCCTGTGCCGGGGGCTTCCCCCTCCAGGTTTTTCCCGAAATAGGGAAATTTTTACCTCCAACCCCGTGCCCCCCCCGAAAAAGGGCcatgggg CCTCGCTTCCCCACCAGGTTGCCAGGGCTTTGGGCGAGCGAGAGAGGCCTCTGACACTGCTCTTCTGCTGGCTCATGGCCAAGGAGAGGCACGTTCGGAAATATGCCCAACTCTACACCAATCTGGGCATCGATGTGCTCAAAGTGAGAGTGTCGCCTTTCGATCTGCTCAGGCCCACCAAGGGGTCGCAg GTTGCAGCAGACCAAGTGTTGCAGTTTCTCCACGCCAACCCATCTCACAGCCCAGTCTTGATTCATGGGTTCAGCGTGGGGGGCTATGTGTTCTCTGAAGTCATGGTGAAG GTTGAAAATGACTTCAAGAAACATGGGCATCTCCTGAACAGATTTGTGGGCCAGATTTGGGACAGCGGGGTTGACATCGATGGAATCCCCGACGGCATGCCGCGGGCCATTACAAATAACGCCTTGCTGCAGAAGTCCATGAAGAAGTATTTGGA GTGGTACTTGAAAATCCAGTATGACACAGCAACGATACACTACGAAAGAGCAAGCCAAAAGATGCACCAGAACTTTGTAGGCGTCCCTGGTTTGTTCCTTTTCTCAGACAACGACCCGGTCTCCACGCCAGAGATGAATGCAAGGGTCTACAAGAAATGGGAGGCCAAGGGTCACCAG GTGTACACTGGTCACTGGCAAAAGTCTCCTCACGTGACCCACTTCCAGCGACACCCAGTCGAGTACCAGGAGTTGATGGTGGCTTTCCTAGAGCGTGTGGGGATGATCGAGCCGGCCAGACAGAGAGCCACGTCGATCTAA